The Shinella zoogloeoides genome contains the following window.
GGACGCGGACGGGGCGATCGTCGGCCATGTCGCCTTCTCGCCGATTGCCGTTTCCGATGGCAGCGAGGGCTGGTACGGTCTCGGACCCATCTCGGTCGATCCGGCCCGGCAGGGCGAGGGCATCGGCGGTAAGCTGATCCGGGAAGGGCTGGAGCGGCTGAAAGCGCTCGGCGCGACGGGCTGCGTGCTGCTCGGCGATCCCGCCTACTACAGCCGGTTCGGCTTTGCACCGGATGCCAAGCTGACGCTGGACGGGGTGCCGCCGGAGTATTTCATGCGTGTGGCCTTTTCCCCGGTTTACGGCGAGGGAAGCGTTTCCTATCATCCGGGTTTCTACGGCTGAGCGGCTGCCCCACACTGGACCTTAGATGACCGACCTCGTCCCGAGACAGTCGCTTGCCATGCGGCTGCGCAACAATTTCCTGACCGGCCTCGTCATCTGCGCGCCGATCGCCATTACCATATGGCTGACCTGGTCCTTCATCCACTGGGCCGATAGCTGGGTGAAGCCCTATATTCCGGCGCACTACAACCCGGAGAACTACTTCCAGTTCGCCATACCCGGCTTCGGCCTGCTGATCGCGCTGGTGCTGATCACGCTGGTCGGTTTTCTCGGCAAGAACCTCATCGGCCGCACCGTCGTGGAGTTCGGCGATTCGCTGTTCAACCGCACGCCGCTGGTGCGCACGGTCCACAAGAGCCTGAAGCAGATTTTCGAGACGGTGCTGAAGGACAAGGGCAATTCCTTCAACAAGGCGGCGATGATCGAATATCCGAGCCCCGGCCTCTGGGCCGTCGTCTTCGTGGCGACGGATGCGCGCGGCGAGATCGCGACGAAGTTTCAGTCCATGGGCAAGGACATGGTCGCCTGCTTCCTGCCGCCGACGCCGTTCCCGACCGCCGGTTTCCTCGTCTATGTGCCAAGGGACAAGATCGTGCCGCTCGATATGAGCGCCGAGGACGCCGCCAAGCTTATCATCTCGGTCGGCCTCGTGACCCCGCCGGAAAAATCGCTGCAACTCATCCAGGGCGAAGAGCCGCGCAAACCGAAGAAAAAGGGATAGGTGAGCCGCCCCGGGCCGCGAGGCGGCTCGAAGCGGTCTATTCCTCGACGGCGGCGTTCTTCTGGTCGTCCACGAGCATCCGGTCCGTCACGGCCGGAAGCCGGGACTGCTTTTCGGTCGTGGTAACGCTTGCGGTCGTGATCGTCTTGTCGACCTTGGCTTGTGCCGAGGCCTTGCTGTGCCAGGCGCAATCCGCAAGGGCTGCGGATGCGGAAAGGCCGATTATGGCTGCGACTGCGAGAACTGTCTTCATGGCATTTCTCCTCCTTCGCGGGTGAGGGGCAAGTATGCCTTCACGCGCGGTCTCGGCGAAATCACGTTTGCGTGGGCCTTATCCGGCGCGCAGGAACCGGATCGCCTCGTCGCGGCGGTAGAGATAGAGCAGGGTGCGGATCGCTTCGCCGCGCTCACCCGTCAGCTCCGGGTCGCGCTCCAGAAGGTAGGCGGCGTCCTTGCGGGCGATTTCGAGAAGATCGCCATGCGCCTCGAGGCTGGCCACGAGAAAGCCCGGCGTGCCGGACTGCCTTGTGCCGAGAAGCTCGCCTTCGCCGCGCAGCTTCAGGTCCTCCTCCGCGATGCGGAAACCGTCCTCCGTCTCGCGCAGGATGGAAAGGCGCGCCCGCCCGTTCTCGCTGAGCGGCCCCTTGTAAAGCAGGATGCAGCTCGACGCCTCCGCGCCGCGACCGACGCGCCCGCGCAACTGGTGAAGCTGGGCAAGGCCGAAGCGCTCGGCATGTTCGATGACCATGATGGAGGCGTCCGGCACATCGACACCGACCTCCACGACGGTCGTCGCCACCAGCAGCCGCGTTTCGCCGGTCTTGAAGGCGAGCATGGCGGCGTACTTCTCCGGCCCGCTCATGCGGCCGTGGACGAGGCCGGCAGCGGGGCCGAAGATGCTGGCAAGCGTCGCATGCCGCTCCTCGACGGACATCAACTCGCTTTCTTCGGTTTCCTCCACCAGCGGGCAGATCCAGTAAGCCTTCTTGCCCTCGGCAAGCGCCGCGCGCAGACGGTCGACGATATCGCCCACACGCTCCTGCGGCACGACGACGGTCTGGATCGGCTTGCGGCCGGCGGGCTTTTCCGTGAGCTTGGAAACATCCATGTCGCCGAAGGCGGCAAGGACGAGGGTGCGCGGAATGGGCGTCGCCGTCATGACGAGCATATGGGGCGAAATCCCCTTGGCCGTCAGCCGCAGGCGCTGATGCACGCCGAAACGGTGCTGCTCGTCCACCACGGCGAGCACGAGGTCCTTGTAGGCCACATTGTCCTGGAAGAGTGCATGGGTGCCGATGACGATCTGCGTCTCGCCCGAGGCGATGCGTTCGAGGATGGCGTCGCGCTCGCGGCCCTTGGTGCGGCCGGTGAGCACGTCGATGGTCACGTCGGCCGGCGCGGCCATGCGGGCGAGGGTCGTGAAATGCTGTCGGGCAAGGATTTCCGTCGGAGCCATCAGCACGGCCTGTCCGCCGGATTCGACAGCGGCCAACATCGCCATCAGCGCCACCGCCGTCTTGCCCGCGCCGACATCGCCCTGAAGAAGGCGCAGCATGCGCTGCTCGCCGGCCATGTCCTTCAATACCTCGGCAATCGCCGTCTGCTGGCTGTTCGTGAGCGAAAAGGGCAGGGCGTCGATGACCGGGCGGCTCAGCGCCCCGGTCGCGATCACCGGCCGGCCGGCGACCTTGCGCAGGCGCTGGCGCACGAGGGCGAGCGATATCTGGCCTGCGAGGAACTCGTCATAGGCTAGGCGCCTGCGGGCGGGAGCCTGCGGGTCGAGGTCCGTCTCGTCGCGCGGATCGTGCATGCGGTGGAAGGCATCGCAGGCCGAGGCAAAGCCCTGCCGCTGCATCAAGGTGGCGTCGATCCATTCCGGCAGGTGCGGCACGCGGGCGAGCGCCGCTTCCACCGACTTGCGCAGCACGCGCGAGGTGAGGCCGGCGGTGAGGCCATGCACCGGCTCGACCAGCGGCACGCTGTCGGCCTCGCCAAGCCGCGCCATATAATCGGGATGCACCATCGAGGGGCGGCCGTTGAACCAGTCGACCTTGCCGCTCACCACAACGGTCTCGTCGACCGGCAGCGCCTTTTCCAGCCAGTTGCCCTTGACCCGGAAGAAGGTGAGCGCCAGTTCCCCGGTCTCGTCGTGCAGGAACACACGGTAGGGCTGGTTCGACCGCCCGGGCGGCGGCGGCTGGTGGCGGTCGACGCGGCCGGTGATGGTAACGATGACGCCCGGCGGCGCATTGGCGATGCCCGGCTGGTTGCGCCGGTCGACAATGGAATGCGGGAAATGGAATACGAGATCGACGACCCGGCAATCCTCGACGCTCTCCTGCCCGAAGAGGCGCGCATAGAGATCGCCCAGCTTCGGGCCGATGCCGGGAAGCGCGGAGAGGGGGGCGAAGAGCGGATCGAGCAGGGCGGGTCTCATGGCCGGCAAAATCGCCGGAGATCATGCCTTTGGCAAGGCTGACAAGCGGCTTTTGCCGGTCTATAGAAGCGCGAATTGTACGAAGTTGGAAAGGCGAGGACGATCATGACGGGAACGACACGCTCGAGCGCCGAGATCGACCCGCGCCGCAAGCGCATCCTCTTCCGCTGCTGGCACCGGGGCATCCGCGAGATGGACCTTGTGCTCGGCGCCTTCGCCGATGCCGAGATCGCCACGCTCTCCGAGACCGAGCTGGACGAGCTGGAGCGCATCATGGCCGAGGAGGACAACGACCTCGTGAAATGGGTGACCGGCGAAAAGCCCGTGCCGGAGGAATTCCAGCGCGGCCTCTTCCCGCGCATCGCCGCCTACCGCCCCGATTTTTCGCCGCTCTTCAAAGACGACCGCGCATGATCCCCGGATTTTCTCCCGAACGTATTGCCGGCGCCGGCCGGCCGATGACCATCGGCGCCGTGCCCTCCGGCGTCGAGCCGCTGATCCTCGCCGACCTTGCCCGCAAGACCGGCCCGATCGCCTATGTGCTCTCGGACGGCCAGCGCATTTCCGATCTGGAACAGATGCTCGGCTTCGTCGCGCCCGATATTCCGGTGCTGACGCTGCCCGGCTGGGACTGCCTTCCCTATGACCGCGTCTCGCCGAGCGCCGAAGTCTCCGCGCGCCGGCTGTCCGCGCTCTCGGCGTTGATCGCCCACCAGAAGAAGCCGCATGCGGCCATCGTGCTCGTCACCGTCAACGCCATGCTGCAGAAGACGGCCCCGCGACCGACCATCGAAAGCCTCGCCTTCTCGGCAAAGCCCGGCAACCAGATCCGCATGGACGACATCGCCGCGCGGCTGGAGCGCAACGGCTTCGAGCGCGTGGCGACCGTGCGCGAGGTCGGCGAATTCGCCGTGCGCGGCGGCATTCTCGACGTCTTCGTGCCCGGCAGCCTCGAGCCACTGCGCCTCGATTTCTTCGGCGACACGCTGGAATCGATCCGCTCCTTCGATCCCGCCAGCCAGCGCACGACCGGGCAGGCGCGCTCCCTCGACCTCAATCCGATGAGCGAGGTGACGCTGACGCCGGAGACGATCTCGCATTTCCGCAAGCAATATCTCTCGTCCTTCGGCGCGGCGACACGCGACGATGCGCTCTACCAGGCCGTCTCCGAGGGCCGGCGCTATGCCGGCATGGAGCACTGGCTGCCGCTGTTCTACGACGAACTGGAAACCGCCTTCGACTATCTGCAAGGCTTCCGTATCGTCACGGACCATACGGTACGTGAGGCGGCCGTCGAGCGCTCCCGCCTCGTGCGCGACTATTACGATGCGCGCCTCGCCTCCGCGACGCCCGGCAAGGGGCAGGTGGCGCAGGCAACGCCCTACAAGCCCGTGCCGCCCGGCCTGCTCTATCTCGACGCCGAACGCTTCGCCCGCGAACTGGACGAGCGCGCCGCCATCCGCCTTTCGCCCTTCAACGAGCACGAGGGCGAGGCCCGCCATGTCGAGACCATCGAGGCGCGGCCCGGCATGCGCTGGGCGCGACCGGCCGGCAGCGAGGATGCCGACGGCGGGCGCGTCAACGTCTTCGATCAGGCGGTCAAGCACATCGCCGATAAGCGCGCCTCCGGCGCAAAGGTGCTGGTCACGGGCTGGTCGGAAGGCTCGCTCGACCGTCTCCTGCAGGTGCTTGCCGAACACGGTCTCGGCAATGTGGTTCCCATCGAAAAATTCGGCGATCTCACCAGGCTGAAGCCGGGCGAGGCGGGTTCTGCCGTTCTCAGCCTCGAAAGCGGCTTCGAAACGGGCAATATCGTCGTCATCGGCGAACAGGATATTCTCGGCGACCGCATGGTGCGCCGCGCCAAGCGCCGCAAGCGCGGCGCAGATTTCATCACTGAGGTCGCCGGCCTCGACGAAGGCTCCATCGTCGTGCATGCCGAACACGGCATCGGCCGCTTCGTCGGCCTGCGTACCATCGAGGCCGCCGGCGCGCCGCATGCCTGTCTTGAACTCGTCTATGCGGACGACGCAAAACTCTTCCTGCCCGTCGAAAACATCGACCTCCTCTCCCGCTACGGCGGCGAGGGCACCGATGCGCTGCTCGACAAGCTCGGCGGCGTCGCCTGGCAGGCGCGCAAGGCCAAGCTCAAGAAGCGCCTGCTCGATATGGCGGGCGGTCTCATCCAGATCGCCGCCGCGCGCCTCGTGCGCCACGCGCCGGTGCTGGCCGCTCCGGACGGCGTCTATGACGAATTCGCCGCCCGCTTCCCCTATGACGAGACCGACGATCAGGCGAACGCCATCGACGCCGTGCGCGAGGACCTTGGTGCGGGCCGGCCGATGGACCGCCTCGTCTGCGGCGACGTCGGCTTCGGCAAGACGGAAGTGGCACTGCGCGCCGCCTTCATCGCGGCGATGAACGGCGTTCAGGTCGCCGTCGTCGTGCCGACCACGCTGCTCGCCCGCCAGCATTTCAAGACCTTCTCGGAGCGTTTCCGGGGCCTGCCGATCCGTGTGCAGCAGGCCTCCCGCCTCGTCGGCTCCAAGGAACTGGCGCTGACCAAGAAGGAGCTTACCGAGGGCAAGACGGATATCGTCGTCGGCACCCATGCACTGCTCGGCTCGTCGATCAAGTTCGCCAATCTCGGCCTCCTCATCATCGACGAGGAGCAGCATTTCGGCGTGAAGCACAAGGAGCGGCTGAAGGAGCTGAAGAGCGACGTGCATGTCCTCACGCTCTCGGCGACGCCCATCCCGCGCACCCTGCAGCTTGCCATGACGGGTGTGCGCGAACTCTCGCTCATCACCACGCCGCCGGTCGACCGCATGGCCGTGCGCACCTTCATCTCGCCCTTCGATCCGCTCGTCATCCGCGAAACGCTGATGCGCGAGCACTATCGCGGCGGCCAGAGTTTCTACGTCTGCCCGCGCCTCAGCGACCTCTCGGAAATCCACGATTTCCTGCGGCAGGACGTGCCGGAACTGAAGGTCGCCGTAGCGCACGGCCAGATGCCGGCAACCGAACTCGAAGACATCATGAACGCCTTCTACGAAGGCCGCTACGATGTGCTGCTCTCGACCACCATCGTCGAATCCGGCCTCGATGTGCCGACGGCGAACACGATGATCATCCACCGCGCCGATATGTTCGGCCTCGCCCAGCTCTACCAGCTTCGCGGTCGTGTCGGCCGGTCCAAGGTCCGCGCCTTCGCGCTCCTGACCCTGCCTGTCAACCGCACGCTGACAGGCACCGCCGAACGCCGCCTCAAGGTGCTGCAATCGCTCGACACGCTCGGCGCAGGCTTCCAGCTCGCCAGCCATGACCTCGACATTCGTGGCGCGGGCAACCTGCTCGGCGAGGAACAGTCCGGCCATATCAAGGAAGTCGGCTTCGAACTCTACCAGCAAATGCTCGAAGAGGCCGTCGCCGAGATCAAGGGCGACGAGGAAGTCGCCGACAGCGGCTGGTCGCCGCAGATTTCCGTCGGCACGCCGGTCATGATCCCGGACGATTACGTGCCGGACCTGCACCTGCGCCTCGGCCTCTACCGCCGCCTCGGCGAGATCACCGAGCTTGGCGATATCGACGCCTTCGGCGCGGAGTTGATCGACCGCTTCGGCCCGCTGCCGATCGAGGTCCAGCATCTTCTGAAGATCGTCTACATCAAGTCGCTGTGCCGCGTGGCCAATGTCGAGAAGCTGGACGCCGGCCCGAAGGGCGTCGTCGTGCAGTTCCGCCACAAGGAATTCCCGAACCCGGCGGCGCTGGTTGGCTACATCGCCAAGCAAGGTACACTGGCGAAGATCCGCCCCGACCAGAGCCTCTTCCTCGCCCGCGACTACCCGACGCCGGAAAGGCGCCTGACGGGCGCAGCGCAGGTGATGACGCAGCTTGCGGGATTGGCGAAGCAATAGAAATGAAAAAGCCGCCCGGTTTTCGCCGGGCGGCTGTTTCGAAAATCCCTTGTCGCCTTAGTTTTTCCCGACGCGCTCCTGCGCCTTCATCGCCGCGATCTCGCGGAAGGCGTTGGTCAGGACATCCACGGACTGTGCGCCCATCACGGCATATTTGTTGTCGATGATGAAGCAGGGCACGCCGGTGACGCCCATGTCGCGGGCCATGCCGATTTCTTCCTTGACCGCATCGACATCCGCGCCGGCGGAAAAGAGGGCGGTGACGACGGCGCGGTCCATGCCGGCGCTCTCGGCGACGTCGAGCAGAACGGCTCGGTCGCCGACATTGCGACCTTCCTCGAAATAGGCCTTGAAGAGCGCGAGCGCGACACGGCTCTGGACGTCTTGTCCCTCGATCATCGCCCAGCGCAGCAGGCGGTGTGCGTCCAGCGTGTTCGGGCTGATTTTCACCGCAGGGAAATCGAAATCGATGCCGTCTTCAGCGCCGAGGTCGGCCAGCATCTCATGGGCACGGTTGACCGCATCCGCACCGCCGAGCTTTTCGGCGAGGTGCTTCTTGTGGTCGACACCTTCCGGCGGCATGTCGGGATTGAGCTGGTAGGGGCGGAACGTCACCGCGACGGCCAGTTCGTCCTTCACATTGTCGATCGCCTTTTCGAGCCGCTGGCGGCCGAGATAGCACCAGGGGCAAACGACATCCGAGACGACATCGATCGTAATGGCTTCCATCCGGTTTTCCTTTCGATAGTCCGGAAAATTCCGGTTTTAACGTAGCGCCGAGATAGGCTGCCCGCCCGCCGCTTTCAACAGGTTACGTCAAGGTAACCCCAAATCTGGGGATGCCCTCTTTATTGCGCCCGCGCGTCCCACCATACGGGGAACTGGAAACCGTAGAGCGGAACCGTCTCCGGCCGCGCGATATGCCTGGAATGCGCCACCCATTGCTCGCCGAGGTGATAGAGCGGCACGACATAATAGCCCGAGAGCAGCATCCTGTCGTGCAGGCGCACGGCTGAGCGGAAATCCTCCGCCGTGCGCGCCTGCAGCATGGCCTCGATGATGCGGTCGACATCGGGATCGGCGACGCCGGCAAAATTGGAACTGCCGTCCCGGTCCTTCGAGATCGAGCCCCAATAGCTGATCTGGTCGATACCGGGCGAAAGCGAGGAGGGGAACGCCTTGATGATCACATCGTAATCGAAGGTCTGGCTGCGGCTCTGATATTGCGAATCGTCCACCGTGCGGATCGTGGCTTTCACGCCGAGGGCCGTGAGGAAGCGCTGGTAGGCGAGCGCCAGCTTCTCCTGATCGGCGTTCTGCGTCATGATCTCGAAGGTGAGCGGCTTGCCCGCCGCATCGACCATCTGCCCGCCCTTGATGGCGTAGCCGGCCTTCTGGAACAGGTTCATCGCCTCGCGCAGCACCTTGCGATCCCGGCCGGAGCCGTCCGTCTTCGGCAGGAGATGCGTGCCGGCGAGGATATCCGGCTCGATGCGCGAAAGGGCGCTGCCAGCGATCTCGCGCTCGCGCGCGTCGGCGGGCGCACCCATCGAGCTGAGGTCGGAATTCTGCCAGTAGCTCTGGGTGCGCTTGTAGGCGTTTTCGAAGAGACTGCGATTGACCCATTCGAAATCGAAGACCAGCGTCAGCGCCTTGCGCAATTCCTGCTTCTGGAACAGCGGCCGCCGCGTGTTGAACACGAAGCCGAGCATGCCGGACGGTGTCTTCGGCTTCACGCTGTCCTTGACCACGGCGCCGGAAAGCGCGGAGGGAAAATCGTAGCCGCGCGCCCATTTGGTCGGATTGCCCTCCTGGAAGAGGTCGATTTCACCCTTCTTGAAGGCTTCGAACAGCGTGTTCTCCTGAAGGAAATACTCGACGGATATCTCGTCGTAATTGTCGAAGCCGACCTTGGCGGGGATGTCCTTGCCCCAGTAGTTCGGGTCGCGCGCATAGACGATCTTCTCGCCCGGCTTGATCTCCTTCACCTTGTAGGGGCCGGAGCCGAGCGGCGAGGCGAGCGAGGTGCGGTCGAAGGTCTCCACGTCGATGGCGTGCTTCGGCAGGATGGGCGAAAGCGCAAGCAGCAGCGGCAGCTCGCGGTCCGCCTTGTCGCTGAAGGTGAAGCGTACGCTGTGCTCGCCAATCTTCTCAAGCTTATCCACCGCCTCGAGCCGGCGGCTGAAAGGCGCGCGGCCCTTGTCGCGCAGCAGTTCGAAGCTGAAGATCACGTCCTCGGGCGTTACCGGCTCGCCATCCGCCCAGCGCGCCTTGGGGTTCAGGTTGAACTGGATGAAGGTGCGGTCTTCATCCCACTCCACCGTTTCGGCGATGAGGCCGTACATGGTGAAGGCCTCGTCGCGCGAGCGCTGCATTAGCGATTCGTAGACGAGGTTGCCGAATTCCGGGTCCCACATGCCGCGCGCGGTGGTGCGCATGCTCTTCAGGATGAAGGGATTGAGGTTGTCGAAGGTGCCGACGACGCCATAGGCGATGCGACCGCCCTTCTTCACGTCCGGGTTGACGTAGCTGAAGTGCTTGTAGTCCGGCGGCAGGGCGGGTTCGCCGTGCATCGCGATGCCGTGCACCGGGGCGGCGTGGCCGAAAGTGGCCGGCAGGCCGAAGAGTGCGGCGGCAAAGGCCATCAGAAAGGGGCGCAAGGGTGTCTCCTCGTCAGGTCCGGATGATTCTCGTCCATTATAGCCGCCGCGAGGGCGCGCGGGGGAAATAGAAGGGAAGCCGGAATTTCGCAAGGAAAGGCTGGATATCCGCCGCGGCCCATTGTAACAGGTTACGCCGAAGCGGGTCATGCAAATGCCTCATTTCGCCGACAGGAGAGCGCACGGCTGACCAGATGCCCGAGAGGGGCTTATGGGAGGGGCGCCGTCGCTCCGGCACCGGATTTTCAGGAGACCGAACTCGTATGATCTTCACATCGAATCTCATCAAGCGGACCGTGCTTTCCGCCTTCGCTGCCTCCGTTGCCATGGCCGCCGCGCCGTCGGCATCGCTGGCACAGCAGCAGGCCGCGCCGAAGGGCTGGTTCAAGGTCT
Protein-coding sequences here:
- a CDS encoding DUF502 domain-containing protein — its product is MTDLVPRQSLAMRLRNNFLTGLVICAPIAITIWLTWSFIHWADSWVKPYIPAHYNPENYFQFAIPGFGLLIALVLITLVGFLGKNLIGRTVVEFGDSLFNRTPLVRTVHKSLKQIFETVLKDKGNSFNKAAMIEYPSPGLWAVVFVATDARGEIATKFQSMGKDMVACFLPPTPFPTAGFLVYVPRDKIVPLDMSAEDAAKLIISVGLVTPPEKSLQLIQGEEPRKPKKKG
- a CDS encoding extracellular solute-binding protein, whose amino-acid sequence is MAFAAALFGLPATFGHAAPVHGIAMHGEPALPPDYKHFSYVNPDVKKGGRIAYGVVGTFDNLNPFILKSMRTTARGMWDPEFGNLVYESLMQRSRDEAFTMYGLIAETVEWDEDRTFIQFNLNPKARWADGEPVTPEDVIFSFELLRDKGRAPFSRRLEAVDKLEKIGEHSVRFTFSDKADRELPLLLALSPILPKHAIDVETFDRTSLASPLGSGPYKVKEIKPGEKIVYARDPNYWGKDIPAKVGFDNYDEISVEYFLQENTLFEAFKKGEIDLFQEGNPTKWARGYDFPSALSGAVVKDSVKPKTPSGMLGFVFNTRRPLFQKQELRKALTLVFDFEWVNRSLFENAYKRTQSYWQNSDLSSMGAPADAREREIAGSALSRIEPDILAGTHLLPKTDGSGRDRKVLREAMNLFQKAGYAIKGGQMVDAAGKPLTFEIMTQNADQEKLALAYQRFLTALGVKATIRTVDDSQYQSRSQTFDYDVIIKAFPSSLSPGIDQISYWGSISKDRDGSSNFAGVADPDVDRIIEAMLQARTAEDFRSAVRLHDRMLLSGYYVVPLYHLGEQWVAHSRHIARPETVPLYGFQFPVWWDARAQ
- a CDS encoding GNAT family N-acetyltransferase; translated protein: MNIRPERIEDIDAIRTLTETAFKTAPHADGTEHLIIDRLRAAGALTLSLVADADGAIVGHVAFSPIAVSDGSEGWYGLGPISVDPARQGEGIGGKLIREGLERLKALGATGCVLLGDPAYYSRFGFAPDAKLTLDGVPPEYFMRVAFSPVYGEGSVSYHPGFYG
- the recG gene encoding ATP-dependent DNA helicase RecG; this encodes MRPALLDPLFAPLSALPGIGPKLGDLYARLFGQESVEDCRVVDLVFHFPHSIVDRRNQPGIANAPPGVIVTITGRVDRHQPPPPGRSNQPYRVFLHDETGELALTFFRVKGNWLEKALPVDETVVVSGKVDWFNGRPSMVHPDYMARLGEADSVPLVEPVHGLTAGLTSRVLRKSVEAALARVPHLPEWIDATLMQRQGFASACDAFHRMHDPRDETDLDPQAPARRRLAYDEFLAGQISLALVRQRLRKVAGRPVIATGALSRPVIDALPFSLTNSQQTAIAEVLKDMAGEQRMLRLLQGDVGAGKTAVALMAMLAAVESGGQAVLMAPTEILARQHFTTLARMAAPADVTIDVLTGRTKGRERDAILERIASGETQIVIGTHALFQDNVAYKDLVLAVVDEQHRFGVHQRLRLTAKGISPHMLVMTATPIPRTLVLAAFGDMDVSKLTEKPAGRKPIQTVVVPQERVGDIVDRLRAALAEGKKAYWICPLVEETEESELMSVEERHATLASIFGPAAGLVHGRMSGPEKYAAMLAFKTGETRLLVATTVVEVGVDVPDASIMVIEHAERFGLAQLHQLRGRVGRGAEASSCILLYKGPLSENGRARLSILRETEDGFRIAEEDLKLRGEGELLGTRQSGTPGFLVASLEAHGDLLEIARKDAAYLLERDPELTGERGEAIRTLLYLYRRDEAIRFLRAG
- a CDS encoding FAD assembly factor SdhE gives rise to the protein MTGTTRSSAEIDPRRKRILFRCWHRGIREMDLVLGAFADAEIATLSETELDELERIMAEEDNDLVKWVTGEKPVPEEFQRGLFPRIAAYRPDFSPLFKDDRA
- the mfd gene encoding transcription-repair coupling factor; amino-acid sequence: MIPGFSPERIAGAGRPMTIGAVPSGVEPLILADLARKTGPIAYVLSDGQRISDLEQMLGFVAPDIPVLTLPGWDCLPYDRVSPSAEVSARRLSALSALIAHQKKPHAAIVLVTVNAMLQKTAPRPTIESLAFSAKPGNQIRMDDIAARLERNGFERVATVREVGEFAVRGGILDVFVPGSLEPLRLDFFGDTLESIRSFDPASQRTTGQARSLDLNPMSEVTLTPETISHFRKQYLSSFGAATRDDALYQAVSEGRRYAGMEHWLPLFYDELETAFDYLQGFRIVTDHTVREAAVERSRLVRDYYDARLASATPGKGQVAQATPYKPVPPGLLYLDAERFARELDERAAIRLSPFNEHEGEARHVETIEARPGMRWARPAGSEDADGGRVNVFDQAVKHIADKRASGAKVLVTGWSEGSLDRLLQVLAEHGLGNVVPIEKFGDLTRLKPGEAGSAVLSLESGFETGNIVVIGEQDILGDRMVRRAKRRKRGADFITEVAGLDEGSIVVHAEHGIGRFVGLRTIEAAGAPHACLELVYADDAKLFLPVENIDLLSRYGGEGTDALLDKLGGVAWQARKAKLKKRLLDMAGGLIQIAAARLVRHAPVLAAPDGVYDEFAARFPYDETDDQANAIDAVREDLGAGRPMDRLVCGDVGFGKTEVALRAAFIAAMNGVQVAVVVPTTLLARQHFKTFSERFRGLPIRVQQASRLVGSKELALTKKELTEGKTDIVVGTHALLGSSIKFANLGLLIIDEEQHFGVKHKERLKELKSDVHVLTLSATPIPRTLQLAMTGVRELSLITTPPVDRMAVRTFISPFDPLVIRETLMREHYRGGQSFYVCPRLSDLSEIHDFLRQDVPELKVAVAHGQMPATELEDIMNAFYEGRYDVLLSTTIVESGLDVPTANTMIIHRADMFGLAQLYQLRGRVGRSKVRAFALLTLPVNRTLTGTAERRLKVLQSLDTLGAGFQLASHDLDIRGAGNLLGEEQSGHIKEVGFELYQQMLEEAVAEIKGDEEVADSGWSPQISVGTPVMIPDDYVPDLHLRLGLYRRLGEITELGDIDAFGAELIDRFGPLPIEVQHLLKIVYIKSLCRVANVEKLDAGPKGVVVQFRHKEFPNPAALVGYIAKQGTLAKIRPDQSLFLARDYPTPERRLTGAAQVMTQLAGLAKQ
- a CDS encoding DsbA family oxidoreductase gives rise to the protein MEAITIDVVSDVVCPWCYLGRQRLEKAIDNVKDELAVAVTFRPYQLNPDMPPEGVDHKKHLAEKLGGADAVNRAHEMLADLGAEDGIDFDFPAVKISPNTLDAHRLLRWAMIEGQDVQSRVALALFKAYFEEGRNVGDRAVLLDVAESAGMDRAVVTALFSAGADVDAVKEEIGMARDMGVTGVPCFIIDNKYAVMGAQSVDVLTNAFREIAAMKAQERVGKN